Within Petrotoga sibirica DSM 13575, the genomic segment AGTCACGAACAAAATAGCACCTTCTTTGACAGAAAGGGTCATTATAGCTTCTTCAACATTCTTTTTCTCAGTTAAATAATACAAGTCATCATCACTCATTTTTAAGATATCAACCTTTTTAATTATACTTTTTACAAGACTGTTGTAATTTTCTCTATTCTTTATAAGAGACAATCTAATGTTTGGATCAAAAGAAGTTACCAAATCACCAGAAACAAAATTGTCGAACAATCTAGTCAAGGTACTTGATGTAGGTTCATCTATAAGGGCTATAGAACCAAAATGAAAGACATTAAATTTTTCATAATCTAAATTCTCTATATCTTTTAATTCTAATTTAGTATCTGCAGCATTATCTCTATAAAACTCATACTCAGCCTTTCCTTGGGCATCAACCGCCGCAAAGGCCAGACTGGTTTTCAACCCTTCAACCGTAAAAGCACAATCTGTGTTCACTCCATTTTGTTTTAAGTAATCAAATAGAAATTTACCAAATTCATCTTGAGATATCTTCGTTAAAAAAGAAACATCGGCACCTAATTTTGCAACCCCCACAGCTACATTAAAAGGAGATCCTCCAGGTCGCTTCTCAAAAAGCTCACTTTCTCCAAGACCTTTGTTTAGAGATTTTGATATAAAATCAAAGAGAATTTCACCCGCACAGAGAATAGCCATACATTACCTCCTATTCACCAACTATTTTCTCAATCTTTAAATAAATTTCTTCGCTAAGTTCCCAACTTCCTGCTTCAATATTTTCCAAAACATGCATCTCATCTTTTGAACCAGCGATAACTGTCGATACTTGTTTATGATGCAACAACCAATTAATAGCCATTTGAGACAAAGGTCTTCCAATTCTATTGGATAAAATCTTTAATTTCTCGACCTTTTCTACACTTTTAACAAAAAGCTCTCTATTCTTAAATATTTCATCCATAGCTCTAGGATCGTTCTTCGGAGGTTCATAATCCTTGGAAATCTTTCCGGTCAACAATCCTTTGGCAAGAGGACTGTATGGAATGACTGTTAAATCATACTTATCAACGACTGGAAACAAATCTTTTTCAACGTCTCTAACCAATAAGTTGTAATAATTTTGAGTGGATACAATATCAACATACTTTATCAACGTTTCAATTTGTCGTGCACTAAAGTTAGACACACCAATGTATCTAGCTTTTTTGCTATCTAAAATCTGTTGTAACGCCTCTGCAGTTTCTTCAAGAGGAGTATTGGGATCGGGCCAATGAATTTGATATAAGTCTACATACTCACATTTTAGCCTTTTAAGAGAATCATCTATTTCTTTCAATACCCTTTCTTTTTTTAAATTATTCCTAATTCTTCCCCTTTGATCCCACTCTAAACCACATTTAGTAGCTATGTAAACATCTTCTCTCTTTTTCCCTTTCAAAAATTCTCCAACTATTTCTTCGGATTGACCAAAACCGTAGACAGGGGCTGTATCAAAAAAGTTAACTCCATTGTCGTAAGCTAAGTTCAATATTTTAACGCCATTTTCCTTCTCAATTGGACCCCAATTTCCACCTAATTCCCAAGCTCCGTATCCTACAACAGATACGTTCATATCTGTCTTTCCAAACTTTTTGAATATCACAAAAACCACTCCTTTTATAATTTGATTCTTAACTTCAAATACTTCCTATAACCCTTGTTATTATTATACCATATCGAAAAATTCCTTAGTTTTTTCAAATAGATTCACAAATATGATAAAATTATGTATAAACAAAAAAATTAAAGGAGTTCACCTATTTTGAAACCTAAAAGTGTTATTATAACTATAATTTTTACTACTATCACAATTTTTGCTTTTTCGGAAAAACTTAATATCATTTTAGGCGAATATTACCCAGATGTGTACATAGATAATGGTAAATTAGAAGGCTTTGTGATTGATATTCTGAACGAAATAGAAAAAAACTCAGATTTGACCTTTGAAATAACGGTAAAAAATTGGACAGATGCATACGATACCTTTTTAAATGACGAAAATTACGACTTAATAGGACTAATAGCACCAACTTCAGAAAGAAAAATGAATTTGAAATTTTATAAAACCGTTATTTTTGTTGACTCATTCATACTGACCAAGTACGATAACAATCAAACATACGAAGAACTAAAAAAATATCCGGTTGGGGTTTTAAATGGGAGTTTTTTAATAGATGTTCTAAAAAACGAAGGATTTAAAGATATTAGAGTGTACCAAACAAATGAAAACGTCATATCAGATCTGCTGAACGAAAAATTATCTTCTGCTGCTATAGAAGATGAAAGAATAGTTTCACACTATATCATAGCAAACAATTTAAAACCTAACATCCGATATGTGAAAGTATTTGAATCGACACCTCTAACCTTTGCCTCCAAAAAGGACAGTGAAAAAGAAGAAGCCTTGCAGATATTTGAAAGTACCCTCAATAATTTTCTAAAAAGCGATGGTTTTGATCTAATTAAAAATTTATGGGTTGGAATAAGTACATCTTTGAGTGTTGAACGTCAAAAAAACATCAATAGATTGCTTATTATCTTGATAATAATTTTGATTAGTTCTATTGTTACTTTGGTTATCTTTTACTCTAGAAGTAGGGAAATGGTTAACATCATAAACAAATCAAATATCAAATTAAGAAACTCTTATAAAGAAATTAGTGATCTTAGCCATAAAAATAAAGAATTGAGTGAAAAACTGGTAAAGATGTATCAAATATTTTATTCTTTCATTGAAAGTGAAGACACAAAGACGATTTTGAATAATGCTATAGAAGGTTTAGTTAAATTGATACCAGAAGCCAAAGCAGGAAGCATAGGACTTATCACCGATCACCAATGGAAAATTTACGCAGCATATGGATTCAACAAAGAAATATACAATATCACCATACCATTAGAAAAAGTCATAAAGGTAGGAAAACACGTTCAAGAAGTTCATAATTTGGATTCATATAATGAAGATCTTTCAATGGAAATTACCAATATTTTAACTACATCTAATGCAACTAATTTGGGAAGTAGCTTGCTTGTGGACTTATACAGCAAAGAAAGATTCATAGGTAACATCTCCGTAAATTCAATGGCAAATATGAAATTTTCTGATACTTCAAAAGAAGTAATGGAAATTTTCGGAAGATTAATTGAAATTTATATGGATCTTAAATTTGAGGAAAGAGAAGCTATCGAAGCCTATAATTATTCTTTAAAAAAACTTAGTGATGTGGCAGAACGTTTTGATATGGAAACTTCTGAACATATGAACAGAATAGGCCAAATAAGTTATGAAATAGCTAAGAATTTAGGTTTAGAAGAACGTTTTGCTCAAGAGATAAAAACATATGCATACTATCATGATATTGGAAAGATACTTATACCCATTGAAATTTTAAGAAAGAAAGGTTCTTTAAACGATTCTGAATGGGAAGTGATGAAAAAACATACCGAATATGGGGCAGATATAATCGGAAATGTCGAAATTTTTAAAGTTGCAAGAAACATCGCATTATATCATCAGGAAAGATACGATGGAAGTGGATATCCCTATGGCTTGAAAAGGGAAAATATTCCTATTGAGGCCAGGATAGTTGCTGTTGCAGATGTATACGATGCACTCAGAACTGAAAGACCATATAAGAAAGCTTTTTCTCATGAAGAAAGTATGAAAATATTATTAGAAGGAGATAACAAAACTTCTCCAGAACAGTTTGACCCTGAAGTATTAAAAGTATTTGTCAAAATCGCAGATAAATTTAAAAATACATATTAATAAGATTACAAAAAAGTTAAACTACCAGAAAAAACGAGCAATTTAGAGAAAAAACGAGAAAAAAGGAGATTTAGCCTTCTAATCGGAAATAATTGCTTTTAATCGACTATAATCGTCCATAATTGGATTTTTTGAATCTTGATACTTTTATTTATATGTGTTATGATACATATGAAACTTAGCACTCTTAATATTTGACTGCTAAAAGAATAAAAATAAAATATTAAAATAAAAAAGGGGGTATCATCACATGACAGTGAAACCATTAGGAAACAGGCTACTCATTAAACCCATTACCGAAGAAAGAAAGACTGAAGGTGGTATAGTACTGCCAGATTCAGCAAAAGAAAAACCTCAAAAGGCAGAAGTTAAAGAAGTAGGTAAACTCGAAGAAGATTATGATTTAAAAGCAGGAGACAAGGTGATCTTTTCTAAGTACGCAGGCACTGAAATCAAAATAGATGATGAGGATTACATCATTATCGATGTGGAAGATGTATTAGCAAAAGTAGAAGACTAAAAATAGGAGGTGTTGAGATAATATGGCAAAAATGTTGAAATTTAACGAAGATGCAAGGAGAGCTTTAGAAAGAGGCGTCAATACAGTTGCTGATGCTGTTAAAATAACTTTAGGACCTAAGGGAAGAAATGTTGTTTTAGAAAAGAGTTGGGGATCTCCAACTATCACAAATGATGGTGTTTCTATAGCTAAAGAAATTGAATTAAAAGATAAATTTGAAGCACTTGGAGCAGAGTTAGTCAAAGAGGTAGCTTCCAAAACAAATGATGTAGCCGGAGATGGAACAACTACCGCTACAGTTTTAGCACAGTCTATGATTCAAGAAGGATTGAAAAATGTTGCAGCTGGTGCTAATCCAATATTGATGAGAAACGGTATCGCTAAGGCTACAGACAAAGCTGTAGAAGAAATAAGAAAAGCCAGCAGAAAGTTATCGAGCAAAGATGACATTGCTCATGTAGCTTCTATATCTGCTAATAACGAAGAGATTGGAAATATTATAGCAGAAGCAATGGACAAAGTTGGAGAGGATGGAGTTATAACCGTTGAAGACTCTAAAACTCTCGAAACATATGTAGAATTTACCGAGGGAATGCAATTCGATAGAGGATACATATCTCCATATTTTGTTACAAACACAGAAAAAATGGAAGCAGAAATGAAGGAACCTTATATCTTAATTACAGATAAAAAAATTTCTGCTGTAAAATCAATAGTTCCAATTTTAGAAAAAGTTGCTCAATCTGGAAAACCTTTAGTAATAATTTCAGAAGATGTAGAGGGAGAAGCTCTTTCAACATTAGTTCTTAATAAATTAAGAGGAACCTTGGAATCTGTAGCAGTTAAAGCTCCTGGTTTTGGAGACAGAAGAAAAGAAATGTTGAGAGACATTGCAATTTTAACTGGAGGTACGGTAATATCTGAAGAGGTTGGTCTTACCTTAGAAGATATTTCCATTAACGATCTTGGACAAGCCGATTTAGTAAGAGTCGCAAAAGAAGATACAATCATTGTTGGAGGAAAAGGTGAACCTACAGCAATAAAAGAGAGAATCGCACAAATAAAAGCTCAAATTGAAAATACAACTTCCGATTACGAGAAAGAGACATTACAAGAGAGATTGGCAAAATTATCTGGTGGGGTTGCAGTAATTAAAGCTGGTGCAGCCACAGAGACTGAGTTGAAGGAAAAGAAACATAGAATTGAAGATGCTTTATCTGCAACAAGAGCAGCTGTAGAAGAAGGAATTGTAGCTGGTGGAGGAGTAACATTACTCAGAGCAAAGAAAACCGTTGAGGAATTTGCAAACACCTTGTCAGGAGATGAAAAAATAGGTGCACAATTAGTAGCAAAATCTTTAGATGCTCCTGTAAAACAGATAATAAGAAATGCTGGTTTAGAACCTGCTATAATTATTGAAAAAATAGTTGAAAAAGACGATCCAAAATATGGATTTGATGTTCTAAAAGAAAAATACATAGACATGTTCGAGGCTGGAATAATCGATCCAACCAAAGTTACAAGAAGTGCACTTCAAAATGCTGCATCGATTGCTTCCATGCTTCTAACAACAGAAGTTTTAGTAGCAGAAGAGCCAAAAGAAGACAAAGGTCCAGAAATGCCTCAAACACCAGATATGTACTAAATTATCGATAATAATAACGTACGTGCCATGGAATATGGCACGTTTTTTTATAGTATAATTAAATAGTATGTTTAACTAACAAATAACGAGGTGAAAGATTTGGCGGTAGTTTCCATAATATCAGGTTTAATTAGTATGGTGATATCTATAAAATTAATAAAAAAAGTTCATTGGGCTATTCTTATTGCAACAATAGTAACCGCACTAGTCTCATTGAATTTAAATTATATTGGTAGTAGTTTTCTCCAGACTCTCTCCCAAAGTGATTTTTACGAAGTAATTATTGTTATCTTTGGAATATATCTACTATCAGATACTATGAAGGCAAGTGGGAATTCACAAAAGTTTGCCAAAAATATAGAGGCATTATTCAATTCAAGACAGGCAGTAGGATTGATGCCTATGCTGTTGGGATTACTACCCATGCCTGGTGGGGCAATGTTCACCGCACCGATGGTTAAAGATATTGCGAATGAGAGCAACATTAATATGGTGGAAGCTACTGCAATGAACTATTGGTTCAGGCACAGTATGGAGTTCTTTTGGATACTGTATCCTGCATTAATTTTAGAGAGCGCTCTTACCGGGATCGGTTTAACAAAGTTATTGCTAATACAGCTTCCCATTGGATTATTTGCGATTATTGGGGGTTGGTTATATTTCAGAATAGGTAAAATTAGTCTTAAAAGAGATAAAGAATTATGGAAAGAACTTTTTGAATCTATACTCCCCATAATAATCATAATCGTTGGAGTAATTGCTTCTTTACCAGGTTGGATAGTTGTTTTAACGGTATCTTTAATATATACTTTTTATCACAAAAATTACAAGGATTTACTAAATATTAGATGGGAAACAGTACTGTTGCTACTTTTTGTTTTCTGGTACAAAAATTTAGTAACTGTGTCAAATTTATCTAACGATTTTGTAGAAAATCTAACTATGTGGGGGGTAAGTCCTTGGTGGATAATCATGATCTCACCAATTATTATAGGATTGATAACTGGGATAACTCAGGCCGGTTTTGCGGTTACAATGCCTATAGCTTTGTCATTCGTTGAAGCGGGATTTATTTCTTTGGTACCAGTTGCGATAACTACATATTTTTTCTCGGTATTAGGGGTTCTTCTATCACCTGTACATCTCTGTCTTTTACTTACATCCAGATATTTTGAAGTTGATATGTTTAGCGTTATAAAAAAAATTGCTGTTCCAGTTTTTTGTGCTATAATGGGTTATATCGTAGTTATGATATTTTTCATCTTCTGATCAAAAGGCAGGTTGAATTCATATGAGAAAACGTTTTATACTTTTCTTAGTATTGATTCTTGTTTTTTCAAGTATAATTATCGCTGAAGATACAGTAACTACACAGAGCACCTCCACAACTAAGTTTACTCTCAATTTAGATGATTTAAGCAGAAACTTTGTTCAATATAGTACTAATTCTTATTTAGATATAATTTCTAATTTTTTAACTAAATATGATTATTACTTTCTTGTTGCAACACCTGTGGTGGGATACACAGTTGGTTATCTTACAAATGATTACAAACTAAAAAAGGTATCTGAAGATGCTATTATATCTTCCGCTATTAGCGGTGGAATAGCCTTGCTAACAAAAATTGTCGTTGGCAGAGAAAGGCCTTATGCAGAAGAAGGTTCACTTTCATTCAATCCTTTTGCTCCCCTTACACAGGGGGCTACTTATACTTCTTTCCCTTCCGGACATTCAACAATAGCCTGGTCGGTATATACTCCATATGCGAAAGAGTATAGCTGGTGGATATATATTATACCAACAACTATATCTTTTTCTCGCATCTATGAAGATGTACATTGGCTCTCGGACGTTGTAACTGGTTCTTTTCTTGGGTATTATACTGCCTCGTACGTCTATTATTTTTAAATTAATTAGTTTTGTTTTTTAGATAATCTTGATATTTCTTCCAATCATTCAAAAATCTTTCAAGACCTATATCTGTCATGGGATGCTTAAACATTTTCTCAAGTACTTCAAAGGGCATTGTAACAACGTCTGCTCCAATTAACCCTGCTTCTAAAACATGCTGAGGGTGTCTTACGCTAGCCACGATAATTTTTGTTTCATATCCATAATTACTGAAGATAACTTCAATTTCTTCTACAATATCCATTCCGGTGTTTCCTATGTCATCCATTCTACCGATGAAAGGGCTCACGTATGTAGCTCCAGCTTTGGCTGCAAGAAGTGCTTGTAAAGGGCTAAAAACTAAGGTTGCGTTGGTCTTAATACCCTCCTTAGATAAAGTTTTAATTGCCCTAATTCCGTCTGGAATCAAAGGTATTTTAACCACCACAAATTCACTTAAATCTGCTATTTCTCTGGCTTCTTTTACCATTCCTTCATAATCTGTAGATACCACTTCTGCACTTACTGGCCCTTTTACCGTTTCACAAATTTCTTTGATTCTTTCTTCAAATACTGCATTTTCTTTTGAAACCAACGTAGGATTTGTTGTGACTCCATCAACTATTCCCCAAGCAACACCTTTTCTAATTTCTTCTATATTTGCGGTGTCTAAAAAGATCTCCATTCTTAAAATTCCCTCCCTACTTTGATTTTTGTCATAACAATTATAGCATAATCAATTCTTCAATTTCTTTAAGAATATTTTATTACCTATTTTAACGAATAAACCTTCTTTTTGCATCTGTGAAAAAACCCTCGATAAAGAAGGCCTTGTTACACCAAATAAATTAGCTAACTCTTCTAAAGTTAGAGGTATAGTTAACTCGTTGGATTTATTTTGTTGGTTGTAAAGGTTTAAAAGATACATTGTAATCTTTTCTCTGATTGTATGAAAAGAATTCATTCGTAATTTTGTAGTTACGAACTGGAACTTTTCTCCTATATCTTCAAGAAAAGAGATTAAAAAAGCGTTGTTAACTTGGAAAGCTCTTACCAGATATTCTTTTTCAATATAGAGCATATCAGCATCTTTAACTGCTAAAACATTCACAGGTAGAATATTATCTTTTGAAAATAATAAAGCCGAGGCTAAAACATCTGGAGATTTTATCCTTTCTACTTCTAAAATTTTTCCATTAAAATCAATCATTTCTGCGATAACTTCTCCTTTGATTAAAATCATCAATTTATCCACTTTTTCTCCTGAAGAACTAATAAATGATCCTTTAGGAAATTGTTTAATTGAATATTGAATATTACCGAAAATTTTCATCAATTCGGCTTTTGAAAAATTTTTAAATATCTTTAAGTTGCTTATCATATCGATATAGTTATCCACGATTTAATCACCTCTAAATTCAAAAAAAGCAAAGTACGTAACATTTGTTACTAACAAATCACTTTAATTTGATTATACTTAAAATGAAAAGGAATTCAAAATCCTTTAAATAAAGAAAAATTTAAGTGTTAAAACAAATAAAATCAAAGATTGGAGGAATGAACGAATGGAGATGTTTTGTTATCAATGTCAGGAGACTCTAAGAAATGAGGGTTGTGTGGCTCAAGGTGTATGTGGAAAAAGTCCAGAAACGTCAAATTTACAAGATCTATTGATTTACGTACTAAAAGGGATTTCCTATTGGTCTAATAAAGCAAGAGAATTGAACGTAGAAGATGAAAGTGTTGACTTTTTTGTGGCAGAAGGCTTATTCGTAACGATAACGAATGTTAATTTTGATGAAGAAAGGATAGTTGAATACATTGATGAAGCACTTGATAAAAGAAGAATTATAGAAAATAAATTCAAAGAAGCTTATGTAAGAAAATACAACGAAAAATTTCAGGAAACAGTACCAGATGCTGCAGAATGGAATCCAAAAGATAACAATAAATACGAATACTTGAATAAAGCTATTGAAGTAGGAGTTTTATCAGAACCAAACGAAGATATAAGATCGCTAAAGAACTTTCTTGTAATTGGTTTAAAGGGAGTGGCAGCTTACACCGATCATGCCTATGTTTTAAAACACTTCAACGAAGACATACTTGCATTTATCGAAAAGGCTTTGGCTGAAACCTTACGTGAAGATATTACCGTTGATGAATTAATAAATTTAGTGCTGAAAGTAGGCGAATATGGGGTAAACGCTATGGCTTTACTAGATGAAGCAAATACTTCTACCTTTGGAAATCCTGAAATTACCCAAGTTTACACAGGGACATACGAAACACCTGCTATTTTAGTTAGTGGACACGATCTTCTAGATCTGTATGAAATTTTAGAACAAACTAAAGATAAAGGAATAAAAGTATATACACATGGAGAAATGTTACCAGCAAACGCTTATCCAGGATTAAAAAAATATGACCATTTAGCTGGTAACTTTGGAGGTTCTTGGTGGAAACAACAGCAAGAGTTTGAAGAATTTGGTGGAGTTATAGTGATGACAACGAATTGTATCCAAAAACCAAGGAATTCTTACAAAGACAGAATTTTTACAACCGGACTTGTGGGATGGCCTGATATTCAACATATACCAAATAGAAAAAAGAATGGACAAAAAGATTTTTCTCCTGTAATAAAAAAGGCACTCGAAATTGGCCCCATCAAAAAAAGAGAAGGGAAAAATATAACCATTGGTTTTGCTCATGAACAGACCACCAAAGTTGCTGATAAAATTGTCGAGGCAGTGAAATCTGGTAAAATAACCAAATTTTACGTCATGGGTGGTTGTGATGGAAGGAACAAAGACCGTGAATATTACACTAATTTTGCCAAAGATCTTCCACAAAGCACAGTTATTTTAACTGCAGGATGCGCAAAGTACAGGTATAATATGCTCGATTTAGGAGATATTGATGGAATACCAAGGGTTATAGATGCAGGCCAATGTAACGATTCGTACTCATTAGTTTTAACAGCCTTAAAATTGAAAGAAGCATTCGGTTTAAAGGATATAAACGAACTACCTATCGAATACAACATAGCTTGGTATGAACAAAAAGCCGTAGCTGTCTTGTTGGCATTGTTGTATATGGGAGTAAAAGGAATAAGATTAGGTCCAACACTACCGGCTTTCCTATCACCCAACGTTTTGGAGACGGTTGCAAAAACTTTCGATATAAAAACTATATGAATAATTTTTTCTTATAAAAGGCGTTCAAACTTTGGCGCCTTTCTTTTTTTTAAAGCGGGTTCAATTACCCACACAAATACAAATCCAAAAGGAATAAATATGATATAATAAGAAAGGAAGGATTGCTAACTTTTTATAGGAGGGATAGAAGTGAATTTAAGTAATGCTCAATACTTAGAGATTTTAAACCATTCTCTTTCATCAGGGGGAGAGTATTCAGAAATCTTCTATGAAGATTTTTACGGTACCTCAATTGTTTACGATAACGGTAAAATTGAAAAAATCAATTTTTCAAGTAGAAAAGGTGCAAGTATAAGAGTTGTATCGGCAGAAGAAACGATTTTTGCTCATACTAACGATCCCACGCATGAGAATCTTATGAATCTTGCCGAGACTTTGAGAAAAAGCGCAAGCGAAAGGTTTGGTTCTAATAATATTGTAAAGGTTGAAGAATTGAAAGAAGTTGAAAAAAGGGATTTTGCACCTTTTGAAATACCTTTTGACAATGTAGCGGTAGAACAAAAAGTTGAAAAGGTTCTCCATGGAGTAGAATTGCTTAAAAATGCTGATAAACGCATCAAACAGATCACCGTTTCCTATGCGGATAGTAGTCGAAAGGTAAAAATAGTGAATTCAGAAGGAAAAATAGTTGAGGATATCAGAAATTATCCACGTTATGCTGCTATAATATTTGCACAAGACGAAAAAGGGAATTTGTTTAGAGGTTATTCTTCCGATGGAGCAAACATGGGATTTGAATTTTTTACAGATGAGATGATCGAAAAAGTAACAAAAGATGCCGTCAGGCAAGTAGTTTCACAAATAGAAGGAGTGGATGCCCCTGCGGGAGAATTCACCGTTGTTTTATCCTCAGAAGCTGGAGGAACCATGATACACGAAGCATGTGGACATGGTATGGAAGCAGACTTGGTACTTTCTGGTTCTGTGTACAGAGAAAAAGTTGGAAAGAAAATTGCTTCTCAAAAGATTACCGTTGTAGACGATGGAACAGATAAAAACAAAAGAGGGACACTTAATTACGATGATGAAGGAACTCCTACCCAGAGAACCGTTTTAATCGAAAACGGGGTATTAAAAGGATACATGCACTCAAAAGTAACTGCCAAAAAATTTGGTGTTGAAACCACAGGTAACGGTAGAAGGGAATCTTATATGGTTCTACCCATCGTTAGGATGCGAAACACGATGATCTTACCAGGAGAAGATGATCCGCAAGATATAATTAAATCTGTAAAATACGGTATATTTGTAAGAAAGATGGGTGGGGGACAGGTTGATGTTATAAGTGGTGATTTCCAATTCGGTGTTGATGAAGGTTATATTATAGAAAATGGTGAAATAAAACAATCAATTCGTGGAGCCAGCTTAGTTGGCAATGGATTAAAAGTTTTAGAAAGTATAGATATGGTTGGTAACGATTTGGGATATGGTGTTGGAACCTGTGGTAAAGATGGTCAAGGGGCCCCGGTTTCTGATGCTCAGCCTACTATAAGAATACCGAAGTTAATAGTTGGAGGAATAGTAAAAGGGGGTAACAATTAATGACTAATGTAAAATCTGTTATAGAAAAATCCATGAAAGAAATAAAAAATAAAGGTTTTAAAGGACAGATAAATGTGTTTTCCACTGAAAGTAAGAACGCTTCTTTTAGTAATGGAAAGTTAGAACAGTTAACCGAGGGAGAAAAAGGGGCAGTAGGTATA encodes:
- a CDS encoding carbohydrate kinase family protein, with the protein product MAILCAGEILFDFISKSLNKGLGESELFEKRPGGSPFNVAVGVAKLGADVSFLTKISQDEFGKFLFDYLKQNGVNTDCAFTVEGLKTSLAFAAVDAQGKAEYEFYRDNAADTKLELKDIENLDYEKFNVFHFGSIALIDEPTSSTLTRLFDNFVSGDLVTSFDPNIRLSLIKNRENYNSLVKSIIKKVDILKMSDDDLYYLTEKKNVEEAIMTLSVKEGAILFVTLGSQGSLVYKDGIIERVPGYKVKVVETVGCGDSFMAGILYKLKDFSKDELSNITVEELAEYADFANKCAAIVATKQGAANAMPSLSEVSQFEFLKSRFYI
- a CDS encoding aldo/keto reductase is translated as MIFKKFGKTDMNVSVVGYGAWELGGNWGPIEKENGVKILNLAYDNGVNFFDTAPVYGFGQSEEIVGEFLKGKKREDVYIATKCGLEWDQRGRIRNNLKKERVLKEIDDSLKRLKCEYVDLYQIHWPDPNTPLEETAEALQQILDSKKARYIGVSNFSARQIETLIKYVDIVSTQNYYNLLVRDVEKDLFPVVDKYDLTVIPYSPLAKGLLTGKISKDYEPPKNDPRAMDEIFKNRELFVKSVEKVEKLKILSNRIGRPLSQMAINWLLHHKQVSTVIAGSKDEMHVLENIEAGSWELSEEIYLKIEKIVGE
- a CDS encoding HD domain-containing phosphohydrolase — its product is MKPKSVIITIIFTTITIFAFSEKLNIILGEYYPDVYIDNGKLEGFVIDILNEIEKNSDLTFEITVKNWTDAYDTFLNDENYDLIGLIAPTSERKMNLKFYKTVIFVDSFILTKYDNNQTYEELKKYPVGVLNGSFLIDVLKNEGFKDIRVYQTNENVISDLLNEKLSSAAIEDERIVSHYIIANNLKPNIRYVKVFESTPLTFASKKDSEKEEALQIFESTLNNFLKSDGFDLIKNLWVGISTSLSVERQKNINRLLIILIIILISSIVTLVIFYSRSREMVNIINKSNIKLRNSYKEISDLSHKNKELSEKLVKMYQIFYSFIESEDTKTILNNAIEGLVKLIPEAKAGSIGLITDHQWKIYAAYGFNKEIYNITIPLEKVIKVGKHVQEVHNLDSYNEDLSMEITNILTTSNATNLGSSLLVDLYSKERFIGNISVNSMANMKFSDTSKEVMEIFGRLIEIYMDLKFEEREAIEAYNYSLKKLSDVAERFDMETSEHMNRIGQISYEIAKNLGLEERFAQEIKTYAYYHDIGKILIPIEILRKKGSLNDSEWEVMKKHTEYGADIIGNVEIFKVARNIALYHQERYDGSGYPYGLKRENIPIEARIVAVADVYDALRTERPYKKAFSHEESMKILLEGDNKTSPEQFDPEVLKVFVKIADKFKNTY
- the groES gene encoding co-chaperone GroES, translating into MTVKPLGNRLLIKPITEERKTEGGIVLPDSAKEKPQKAEVKEVGKLEEDYDLKAGDKVIFSKYAGTEIKIDDEDYIIIDVEDVLAKVED
- the groL gene encoding chaperonin GroEL (60 kDa chaperone family; promotes refolding of misfolded polypeptides especially under stressful conditions; forms two stacked rings of heptamers to form a barrel-shaped 14mer; ends can be capped by GroES; misfolded proteins enter the barrel where they are refolded when GroES binds), which gives rise to MAKMLKFNEDARRALERGVNTVADAVKITLGPKGRNVVLEKSWGSPTITNDGVSIAKEIELKDKFEALGAELVKEVASKTNDVAGDGTTTATVLAQSMIQEGLKNVAAGANPILMRNGIAKATDKAVEEIRKASRKLSSKDDIAHVASISANNEEIGNIIAEAMDKVGEDGVITVEDSKTLETYVEFTEGMQFDRGYISPYFVTNTEKMEAEMKEPYILITDKKISAVKSIVPILEKVAQSGKPLVIISEDVEGEALSTLVLNKLRGTLESVAVKAPGFGDRRKEMLRDIAILTGGTVISEEVGLTLEDISINDLGQADLVRVAKEDTIIVGGKGEPTAIKERIAQIKAQIENTTSDYEKETLQERLAKLSGGVAVIKAGAATETELKEKKHRIEDALSATRAAVEEGIVAGGGVTLLRAKKTVEEFANTLSGDEKIGAQLVAKSLDAPVKQIIRNAGLEPAIIIEKIVEKDDPKYGFDVLKEKYIDMFEAGIIDPTKVTRSALQNAASIASMLLTTEVLVAEEPKEDKGPEMPQTPDMY
- a CDS encoding DUF401 family protein; amino-acid sequence: MKDLAVVSIISGLISMVISIKLIKKVHWAILIATIVTALVSLNLNYIGSSFLQTLSQSDFYEVIIVIFGIYLLSDTMKASGNSQKFAKNIEALFNSRQAVGLMPMLLGLLPMPGGAMFTAPMVKDIANESNINMVEATAMNYWFRHSMEFFWILYPALILESALTGIGLTKLLLIQLPIGLFAIIGGWLYFRIGKISLKRDKELWKELFESILPIIIIIVGVIASLPGWIVVLTVSLIYTFYHKNYKDLLNIRWETVLLLLFVFWYKNLVTVSNLSNDFVENLTMWGVSPWWIIMISPIIIGLITGITQAGFAVTMPIALSFVEAGFISLVPVAITTYFFSVLGVLLSPVHLCLLLTSRYFEVDMFSVIKKIAVPVFCAIMGYIVVMIFFIF
- a CDS encoding phosphatase PAP2 family protein, with the translated sequence MRKRFILFLVLILVFSSIIIAEDTVTTQSTSTTKFTLNLDDLSRNFVQYSTNSYLDIISNFLTKYDYYFLVATPVVGYTVGYLTNDYKLKKVSEDAIISSAISGGIALLTKIVVGRERPYAEEGSLSFNPFAPLTQGATYTSFPSGHSTIAWSVYTPYAKEYSWWIYIIPTTISFSRIYEDVHWLSDVVTGSFLGYYTASYVYYF